The DNA sequence CTAGCCGCCGAACAGGAAATCTACGATCTGGTCAAAGTAGACTACATTTTGGATGACCCCGCCAAGGCCAAGGCAGAACTGCGAAAAGCCTGTATCGCATCGTGGAAAGAGCAGGAGGCCCTGCACGGAGAAATGGGAATCCGACTAGATACATTGGACCGCCGCTTTGGAGACCAGTTTCAAGTTGTCGTACCTCAGGAGCGATATCAGACCTATACGGCTTATGCCCAACCGAATCTTGCGGTAGCCAACCGAAAGGCCACCGTCCAGCGGGCAGAACATAGTTCCACGCGCTTTTTTCATGCGATTTCTTACAAGGACTATGATGTGGTATTGCATCCGGAGTTGACGATTCCGACCGTGGCGATCACCTACAACCTCGTAGTTCGGTACCAATTCCCCAACCCGCCGGCGCCTATTCGTCATGTGGAGGTCCAGCGAGAATTCATGCTCATTTCACCTGACGGAGAGTTGTCCACTTTGCCACTCAAACCCTGATGGTGGAGCGGAAAGCCCCAAAAGAAAAACGGGAGCTTGGTGTGATTACCAAGTTCCCGTTGGTTGTAGTGCGGAGTGTGGGGACTTTCATTGGGCCTTCTTTTGGCTTCGTACCCATCTCCATCCCATGTACGCCACGACAGCCAGATAACCCAGAAGGATCACCATCAGCCATCGGTCAAAGGAAGCTGAGAAGGGGCCTTCGATCGCACGCACCGCAGAGAGTACAACCAGCAAGAACCCCAAACCTGGAAGGAGGATCAGAAAAATCGGTTTCATATCAAAAAGACCTGAAAAGTGGGTGATGAGGTTGCGTCAACCTTTTGTGATATAACCCTCCCCAGACAAAAAAGGTCATTTTCAATTCGTGAGAACCTTTCATGAAATCCCAACAACCCGTCAGGTCCTCAGATGGAGTAACCAACCCCGAAGACCAAATTTGGCTCTAGGTCGATGGAGCCGCCTACATTCAGGCACAATCTGCGGATGCGATGAAGCACGCCGAACTCAAATGCAAACTCATCCCAATAGTCTCCAATTCCTGCACCTGTGTAAATGTGCATAGAATATTGATTCTCCGTGAGTACTCTGAAATTGATCCCACCAAGCATTCCGCCTCCCACTCCGAATGTGGAGGAAACATAGACTCCTGTAGAACCAAAATACCCGATCCGAAATCCAACAGGTTGGAGCTCCAGGCCGATTTGCCCATTATATCCGAGTAGGAAAAACCCTTTTTCAGGATCGATGGCATTGGGGCGGTATTGGGCGGTGTATGGAGAAACTTGGGATGGAGCAGGATTGGGCTGCTGTGCCCGGGCGACATGGATTACGCCGAAAATCAACAGTACGGTTAGGCGTAGAGCGTCGTAAAGCATGAGGAAAGGTTCAAGGGTTGCGTGAAAGATGGGCCTTTGTGGTGGATGCCGTGCCAATGTTACAAAAATATGGTTGAATGACGAGGGCAAAAAAAATCCATACCTCCGGTTTATTTCAGCGGATGATGGGGCATTTCCCTTGTTTTCAACAGAGTTAGGCGGATTTTTGCTAAATTCCTGAACCAACTCTCAGACATGATCGAAGCAAGCTTGACATTTGACCGAGATCGTACATTTGCCGCTGCCATGGAATACTGGGAGCAACACGAAGGAATGGGCGATGATTTCAGGGCACGTAACTTGGGGCGACTCGTGGTGGTCGGGCTGATGAGCCTGACGACAGGAACGCTTTTTCATGCACCGCTCTTGATGGTATTGGGAGGCGCTATGTGCTTGTCGGGATTTTTACCGGTCATGGGGTATCAGCAGGCGCGTCGAGAGTTTGAGATGAAGCTGGATCAGATGTTGGCCCGAGTGGGGGCACATTCTCTGAAGCTTCGATTTTCGGATGAAGGAATATGGTTTGTCAATGAAGATGCCAAAGAGTTTCGTAACTGGGATTTCTTCGAAGGGTATCTGCTCAAAATGGATGAACTGGCCTTGTTCGCAGATTTGGATCACCCGCCTTTCATTATTTCCTCAGATGCGGTGAATGACCATCAATTTGACAATTTGGTAGACTTGGTTATTCGCAAGCTGGTTCCCACGGAAGAATTGGAGTAAGGCATGTGAGAACCTTAATGAGGGGCAAAATAAATAAACGAGGCCATCCACTTTTCTGGATGGCCTCGTTTTTTGCTTGAGCGATCGTTTATGCAAACTCTATTTGGCTATCCCCCAAATCGGAAGAGGAAATATCCTCCGCCAATCACCAAAAATGGACCCGCAATTGCCAGCAGAATGATCGTCCACCGATACAATCCCCAATATCCGATGACGCGATATTCTCGTGGGTTGTTTGCGTCATGGACAATCGGAACCTCCTCGTTCAATTCATAGGCAGGAGGACTCGAATAAATGCCGCTTTGAACCAAGATCGTTTTCCCCTTGGCCTTGAATCGAAATTCTGGCGCTTCGAGCCCCTCAGAGTCTTGCGCGAATCCTGATACGATTGCCGTCGTTCGGACTCCCTCTGTGAGCAGGGCATAGGTTTTCTGGTATTGCTTCATTGCAAATCCCGCCAATGAAAGTCCAATAAGCAAAAGCAGGGCATACAAATACATCATGACATGAGAGATCGAATTGAATGGATAATGATGGTGGACGTCTGTTCCAAAAGGTAGTAATTTTTGGGCGAAAATCTGAAATCAGCCTCCGGGATGATATGCCCAGTTCATCTGATGATGATCCCGGCCCTACTGGCAATTTGGAGAATGTCTGTTTGTCAGAAAGGTCTGAGCGTGATGCCGGACGGTTTGTACTGACCATCCATTGATTTCCATTCGACTCGTTGGGACACTTTCAAGCATTGACGCAGGGTCAGAATGATTTTTCGATTCTCTGCGGACAGATGTGCGAGTTCTATGGGAGTCTCATGATCCATGAAATAGGAGATATAATGTGATGAAGGGTAGGGGATGGTACCGGAATGCCCTTGATGGATATTGATGCGAAATCCCAATTCCTCTAGAAGGGGCCGCATGTGTCCAGAACTCACCAAAATGATCCTGTCAAGCAGAAGGCTTCCAGCGAATGCCAGAGCGGCCTGACAAATCAATTTGGATAGATTTTGACCTCGCATATTTCTGTGAACCCACAATCCCTCCAATTCCCCGATTTCAATTGGAGCGGGATGGCCATCAGCCAGGGAGACTTTTCCGGCAAGTGTCAAATACTGGGAGTGAGTGGAATCATGCCCCAGCACTCGAAGTTTGATGCCTCCGAGTATTCTTCCTTGCTGGTCATGTAAAGTGATCATGGCCAGTCGGCAAAATGAAGATGCAGGATCGGAAGCACCGTGAAGGCCTTTTACCCCAAAATCCCGCAGCGCCTTTAAATGTCCTTGGGTGAAGGCGATTGCTAAGTCTGGACGGTCGGAAGCCCAATCGATGGAAAGAAAATGTGTCATGGTTGGTTGTGGAAAATGAATATTTACACAGGAAAATTCGAGTGGCTAACCAATTGGGAGAGATCTACATAAAATCTGCCCGATGACCGATATTCACCCAATACCATCCGT is a window from the Pontibacter sp. G13 genome containing:
- a CDS encoding DUF3592 domain-containing protein, whose translation is MMYLYALLLLIGLSLAGFAMKQYQKTYALLTEGVRTTAIVSGFAQDSEGLEAPEFRFKAKGKTILVQSGIYSSPPAYELNEEVPIVHDANNPREYRVIGYWGLYRWTIILLAIAGPFLVIGGGYFLFRFGG
- a CDS encoding GNAT family N-acetyltransferase, with product MTHFLSIDWASDRPDLAIAFTQGHLKALRDFGVKGLHGASDPASSFCRLAMITLHDQQGRILGGIKLRVLGHDSTHSQYLTLAGKVSLADGHPAPIEIGELEGLWVHRNMRGQNLSKLICQAALAFAGSLLLDRIILVSSGHMRPLLEELGFRINIHQGHSGTIPYPSSHYISYFMDHETPIELAHLSAENRKIILTLRQCLKVSQRVEWKSMDGQYKPSGITLRPF